The Microcystis aeruginosa NIES-843 sequence AATTTTTAACGCCTACCTACTTATAAAGTCGATGTCTGATAACTGATAATTGATCGCTGAATTTAACTTCTTAAAGAAACTTGGAACTGTTTAACTAAAGCTTCTCGCACTTTTGTCATTAAGGGTTCCACATCTTCATCGGTTAAAGTTCGATCGCTGGCACGATAGACTAAACTAAAGGCCAAACTACAATGATTTTCTGGCACATTCTGCCCCTGATAGCGATCGAATAATTCGACTTTTTCTAAGAGATTGCCCCCAGCATTTTTGATAGTTTTTGTCAATCTATCTACGGGTATATCTGTGGAAACAAAGAAGGCGATATCTCGTGCTGCCCCCGGATAGGTAGAATAGACCTGTAAACGCGGGGTAATTTTGGCACTATCGCTAAGAGTTGCTAACAGGATCGGGAACTGGATTTCAAAGGCATAAACTGCCTCAATTAATCCCTTTTGCTGACGCAATTGCGGGTGTAGTTGACCGAATATACCTAGGCGTTGTTTGCCAATCCATAAAGATGCTGTTCGTCCGGGATGAAAACGCGCATCTTCGGCATCTTTTTCGTAGCTTACTGTCAGCGAAAGGCGATCGAATACTGCTTCTAAAATCCCTTTTGCTTCATACCAAGTCATGGCCACCTCTTTACCCGATCGCAGCCAACGTCCGGCCGGGAAGAAATCACCGCCAAAAATACCAGCAATTGCATCGTATTCGTTGATATTATCCGATTCTAGGCGGAAAACTCGCCCGATCTCGAAGCCATTTAAGGAACCGTTCCCCTGAGACTGATTATACTCAAACGCTTCGATTAAACCGTCGAGGAGATTAGTCCGCAAAGCAGAATACTCGACAAAAAGGGGATTAGCGAGGACAACTTCCGCTAATTCCGGTTTAACTAGGGAATACTGGACTAATTCCGTCAAACCGACTGCTCGAAAAGCTTCCCGCAGCCGACGCTGTATAGTTTCCTCAAAGGATAATCCTCCGGCTGCGGTTTTTGCCGGCAAAGTATCGACAAAGCGATCATATCCGTACAGTCGCGCTACTTCTTCAATTAAGTCAATTTCCCGTTCTAAATCCCGATAACGGTAGTCTGGGACTGTCACAGTCCACAGAACAGGATTTTTTGAGGTTAACTGCAATTCACAGCCTAAATTGCCTAAAATCCGTTCCACATCTTCGGCGAGAATTTCACCGATCGCACCATCATCTAGGGTAACTTGACCCAGTAGCTGCTGTAAACGTTCTAAACGCAATTCGATCGAACCCCTGGACCGTTCGGCACGATAATCAGCTTTAACCTGACTGCTGACAGTTCCCCCAGCTAACTCTAGAATCAAATCGATCGCCCTTTGACAAGCATATTCCAAAGCGGCGGGATTAACACCGCGTTCATAGCGTCCAGAAGATTCGCTGCGTAAACCCTGCGCTTTTGAGGAACGACGGATAGCGATCGGATCGAATAAAGCCGACTCTAGCACAAGATTAACGGTTTCCTCGTTAACTTCTGTATCTTGACCTCCCATCACTCCCGCTAAAGCTACCGGCTTATTATTGGCAGTAATTAATAAATTAAGCTCTTTTAAGCTTCTTTCCTGACCATCAAGGGTAATGATTTTTTCCCCTTCCTCGGCAAAACGGACTCCAATAGTAACGGATTTACCTCCGGCAAAACTTTGTAAACGATCGCGATCGAAAGCGTGTAAGGGTTGTCCCCACTCCAAGAGGACATAATTAGTAATATCGACCACATTATTGATCGATCGCAATCCGGCAGCCTGTAAACGCTGTTGCAACCATAGCGGAGATGGGCCAATTTTTACCCCCTCGATCACCGTACCAATATAGGCAGGACAGGCTTTATTTTCTGATATTTCCAGCGTTAAATCTTTTTTAGGGGAAAATTCCCGTAATTTGACTTTTGGTAGGCTTAATTCTCCTCCTGTCAAAGCCGCTACTTCTCGCGCAACTCCGATCATACTCAAAGCATCGGCACGGTTAGCGGTGGGAGAAATATCTAAAATCACCTCATCGAGTCCTAAAAGGGGACGAACATCTGTACCTAAAGGGAGATTTTCCTGGCTAAAAATGTGGATTCCTTCAGAATCTTTAGTTAATCCTAATTCTGCGAGGGAACAGATCATCCCTTCCGATTTTACCCCGCGCAATTTAGCCGGTTTAATCGTTAAATTGATTTTGGCTAAATAAGTTCCCAAAGTAGCCACAGGAACTAGAATATCAGCCCTAGCATTGGGCGCACCACAGACAATTGTACTAGGGTTTTCCTGACCGATATCCACCTGACAGACACTTAATTTATCCGCATTGGGATGGGGTTGGCGATCGATAATTTTACCAATAACCACACCCTTTGCCCATTCTCGGCGATCCTCGATCTCTTCCACTTCTATTCCCGCAATTGTCAATAATTCGGCTAATTCTTGGGGAGATTGGGCAATTTTGACTAATTCTCGTAACCAGTTGATCGAAATCCGCATCGTTAATTCTTGCTTGCCGTTGGTTCTTAACTATTGTAAACCGTGGGTAGTCAATGATTTAGAGATTAGGGCCGATCGGCTGTTAAAATGTTAGGGGGAGGATGGAAGGACTGTGTAAATAACCGCTCATTTTCCTTGGCCAGGGGTGATATTATCTTGGAACATATTACCGATAATTTGGGGAGATAATCAGTAGTTAGCTATCTATATCAAAAAGGATTATTGATGCCACCCGATCAAATAGAAAACCTCCTCAAGGGAATTTTGAGACAATACCAAAGTTCTTTTAGTGACAAAATCTATGGAGAAGAAAATGATGATTATGATCCGCTTATGAGGGTATTTGGAATTACTCCTAGTTTAAAAAGGGAAAATCGTCAGTATTGGGGCAGGGAACTAGGAATGTGTTGGCAACGTCTGGTGACAGAAGTTTTTAAGGCTAATTGTTTAGATTATCAACCGGCTTTAAAGATTGCAGATGATCAACCTTGTGACTGCATTTTAGGTAGAGATGCCATTGATACTAAATATAGAATTGGTTCGGGAGATTCTGGCACACTTAAAAAGTTTAAACAGTATGGAAAACTATTACAGGAAAGAGGACTTAGACCTATTTTACTGATTGTGCGAGAGGATAACTTACCAGCAGCGATTAAAGCTTGTCATCTGGGTGGCTGGACTGTTTTGCAGAGCCAACAAAGTTTTGATTATATACTTGATCGCAGTGGGTTCGATTTGCTGAAAGCTTTTGATAAATTTTCTGAAACACAGGAGTTTTATATTGCCCGATGAATATCTCAAAAAGATGGCAACTTCTGCACGGTGATTGTAGAGAACTTCTCACTTTACTAGAAGAATCTAGTATATCTTGTGTGATCACAGATCCACCCTATAATTATGAGTTCATTGGCAGAAATTGGGATCATGATGAAATCCAAAGACGCAGAGAACGCATTCAAAACAGTTCCACACTGGTAAAAAATATTCCCTATGGAAGTGGGTTAGCTGGTGGGGTTCGCAATGAGCGTTGGTATCAACGCAATCGCGAAAATGTGGTCAATTATATTGAATGGGCAACAGATTGGTCAAAGGAACTAATGCGTGTTTGTAAAAGCGGGGCTGTTGTCGCTGTTTTTAGTAGCACAAGAACACTAGCTCATATTCAGATTGCTCTTGAAAATGCCGGTTTTTATGCTAGAGATGTGCTGGTTTATAGACGACATTCAGGCATTCCCAAAGGATTAAATATTGAGAAAAAACTTGACAAAATTGGTGACACTAATGCTCAACAATGGCAAGGTTGGCATACTTGCTTGAGAAATGAATGGGAAGCTATAGTTATTGTGCAGAAGCCTCTAAAAAACAATTATATTGAAACTCTACAAATGACTGGATTAGGTCCCTTTAAAGCTATACTAAGTGACGGCTCTTTTCAATCCAATATTTTAGAGGGCTTTTCTAAAGGACGGGATGAAAATTTTGATGAGCATTGTACGATTAAACCTTTATCATTGATTAGAAAACTGCTCGAGTTATTTCTACCACAGGATAACAGTCATATAGTTCTCGATCCTTTTGCTGGAACGGGTACAACTTTAATTGCCGCTCTAGAATTAGGTTATCAGACTATTGGTATTGAAATTGAAGCTCAGTATATTAATATCATTCAACAACGTTTGGGGGAATATTTTGGCAAGATCGGACAAGAATTTGAGGTATTTGATTAGTCAATCAAAAAGTTAACAATAACAACCGCTACGGTAGAAAATCGGCTCGGCAATAAATCCCTCGGAGAATTAAGGAGAGTTAGTCAAGCTTTCGAGCAGAACATCATTCTTAATAACTCTTATCTTAAAGTACACACAGACAGAACACTTCTGGGAAAATTATCCCCATCTCTCTAGGAACAAGCTATCATAAAGATTGCCATACCGTTGCGATTCTATCCGTGCCTTACTATTCCCAATATCCCGACGCTTTTACTCCCAGTTATCTGAGCGAACTACAAGGACAGATTCTCGCTTGTCCCCACTTCACAGTTAACAATTTAAATCGAGATTTCGTTAAAACCAAAGGCTTTTCCATCGCTTTTCGACGCACACAAATCAGCGAAGTTGAACGAATGTTTCCCTATTTTAAACCCTATCTTGATCGCAGTTTACAAGCTGACTGCAACGCTTTTTATCTTAACCCCTTACTCCTACAAACCGGTTCACGAGTCGATCCCCATATCGATCGCTCCCTGCGCTCCTATTGTAAAACTATCGATCCCCCGCTCCTAGTTAGCGTCCTTTATGTGCAGGTTCCTAAAGATATTCAAGGGGGGGAACTGGTACTAGCAACAGGCAATCGTTCCGTGGCCCAGATTCGTCCTTGTGCTAACACCTTGATCCTATTTCAAGGAGATCTTACCCATTCAGTTAATCCCGTTAGCTGTTCTGGTATTCGTCTGAGTCTTGTCTGCGAACAATATCGTTTAGATGCCGAAGAATTGCGAGAGATTCCCGAAATGCAGATAGAATCGCGAACCATAAAACCAGAAAAGAAAAAAAAGAAAGATCGGGTCGTTGCCCTACAATAAAAGGGCATTTTTGTAAAGATATTCTAGATGGTGATGCGCGAACCGATCGTCGAATTAAGGGGAGTGACCAAAGCTTTCGGCAAGAAAGTAATCTTAAATAACGTCGATCTGAAAGTGTACGAAGGGGAAGCGATCGGCGTGATCGGTCCATCTGGGACGGGAAAATCGACGATTTTACGGTTAGTCGCTGGATTACTGGCCCCCGATCGAGGAGAAGTGTACATCTACGGCACAAAACGCCAGAGAACCGTAGAACAAGGGGAAGATCCCCTCGGTGTTGGTCTAGTTTTCCAGCAATCGGCCCTTTTTGACTCCCTCACCGTCGGGGAAAATGTCGGTTTTGCTCTCTATCGCCACTCAAAGCTAAAACGAGCCGAAATTCGCGATTTAGTGGAAGAAAAACTCGATTTAGTGGGTATGTCCGGTTCCTACGACCTCTATCCCTCTGAAATATCCGGAGGGATGCGAAAACGCGTCAGTTTAGCCAGAGCAATTATCAGCGATCCCTCGATCGCAGCCGATCGACCGAACATTCTCCTTTACGATGAACCCACTGCCGGACTCGATCCCGTCGCTTCTACCCGCATCCAGACGGTAATTATGGAACTTCTCAAAGTAAAAAAAGCCTGTGGGGCCCATCTCATTGTCACCCACGTCCACAGCACCATCGAAAATACCACCGATCGCATCGTTTTTCTCTATAAAGGTCAATTTCAATGGGTTGGGCCGACTCAAGAGGCTTATCACTCGGAAATCCCCGTACTCAAGCAATTTTTTACCGGCAGTATCGACGGACCAATTCAGTAAACTGCCAATTGAGGTCAGTGGGGTGATGGGGAAGTGGGGTGATGGGGAAGTGGGGTGTGGGGTGTGGGGTGTGGGGTGTGGGGTGATGGGGAAGTGGGGTGTGGGGTGTGGGGTGATGGGGAAGTGGGGTGATGGGGAAGTGGGGTGATGGGGAAGTGGGGTGTGGGGTGTGGGGTGTGGGGTGTGGGGTGATGGGGAAGTGGGGTGTGGGGTGTGGGGTGTGGGGTGTGGGGTGGTCACTGCGTGCGCGTTGCGGGGGGAAGTGGGGAGAATAAATAAAAATAATCTCCTGAATCCTGAATCCTGAATCCTGAATCCTGAATCCTGACTCCTGAATCCTGACTCCTGAATACTGAATACTGAATACTGAATACTGAATACTGAATACTGAATCCTGACTCCTGACTCCTGAATACTGACTCCTTGACTCTTGCCTTCAGAAACTGATCGCTGAAATCCTCCGATTTCTCCTGTAAGATACTCTGTAGAGATGAGGAGTAATTATTTATGGAAGCTGGCGGTTCACAACGGGGGATTTCCCCAACTCTCAGGCAAAGTGGTATCGGTTTAATGTTACTGACATCGGGGGGAATATTAATCTGGTTTATCGCCTGGTTAAGTAATTTTAGCTTCGGGGGACGCAGTTATCGCGCCAGCTTCCTTTTTCCTAATGTGGGTGGCATGATGGTGGGAACCCGCGTCGGTTATCGGGGAGTGAGAATCGGGCAAGTGACGGCAATTACCCCAGAACCGGAGGGAGTCGCCGTAGAAGTGGAGATTTCGCCAGCAGATCGCCTAATTCCCAGTAATTCCCTCATCGAAGCCATTCAATCCGGTTTAGTGGGTGAAACCACGATCGATATTACTCCCCTGCAAGCTTTACCCGTCGGTGGTGTCAAAGAACCCCCTTTGAGTCCTAACTGCAATGGGGAAGTGATTATCTGTAACGGTTCCCGTTTACAAGGGCAATCGGCGCTAAATGTCAATACCTTGATCAGATCTTTACTGAGAATTTCTAATCTAGTTAGCGATCCCGATATGGTGGCCGGATTTCGTTCCTTTACCCAACGCGCTGCCAATGCCTTGGGGGGACTCGATCGCTTTAGTGGTGAGGCAACCACCGCTTTAAGCGAGGTACGTCGCAGCGGTACTCTAGGTAAAGTTAATTCGGGTATGAGATCCCTAGAATCTTTACCGCAAGTATCCGGTTCCCTCGATCGCCTTTCTAGTGATCTTTCCGGTGTCGGGGGATTGAGTCAGGAAGCGACTACTTTACTGAGAAGTTTACAGGGAAGTGGCGGCCTGAGAAATTTAGACGCTACCCTAGTAGAGGCCCGAAAAACGCTGCTTTTGGTGGGAGAAACTACCGAAGAACTGCGGGTTTTTTTGGCAGCTAATCAAAATCGTTTAATTGCCACTCTCGATAGTATCAAAACTACTAGCGATCGCCTACAAACTACCCTCGCTGCTTTGGATCCGATTCTGACGCAAGTGCAGAAAAGCCAAATTATTGAGAATTTAAACACTATTTCGGCAAATGCTGTTAAATTAAGTGAAAATTTGGGAAATTTTACCGCTTATCTCTCCGATCCTGCCACTGTTGTCACCCTACAGCAACTCCTCGACTCCTCTCGCGCTGCTTTTGCCAATCTTCAGAAAATCACCTCGGATGTGGATGAAATTACCGGTAATCCGCAACTGCGACAGGAAATTATCCGTTTAATTCAGGGTTTAAGTCGTTTGGTTTCTTCTAGCGAACAATTACAGCAGGAATTCGCCCAAGGTCAAGCAATGACAAGAATGGCCGCCCAAATTGCGACAATAGCCCCAAATCCCGCCCCTAATACCCCAGAAAAAGACCCTAAGAAACCCAGAAAAAGCCCCGAAATAAATGATTAAATGTGTTTGAAAAATCACCTTAGTTCCTCATAAAGGAATCCAATCTAAGCGATCAATCCATTCTTCAGCTTCTGTTAATTCCCAGATTAAAATCATTGATTCAGCCCATTGACTAATTGTACCGCTAGGGCGTAACCAAATAATTCCCCAAGTGTGACCTCCCGTGTTCCAATGATCTTTTAAATGATTGGGCATGGTACTTCTATTGTCAGTGATTAACAGTCTCTGGGATAATTCTAAATATTGCAATAAATTAGGATCAAGTGTCCCTAAAAGAGGTGCATCCGCATCACCAACTCGCAAAATATCTATAGTAGAATTGATACGTTGAACCGCTATTTTTAGCTTAGGAGATAAATTTTCATCCAGCAAAAACCGAATTTTCATGCTTTTTGTAAATACTCCTGCTCCTTTTTAATTTTTGCTTTTCTTAAACGATCAATTAAAGGAGATGATGTTTCTAGCCACTGTTGATAATGTTGTTCCCGTTGTCTTTCTAGCTTGACAAGATAGAGATCGATTTGTGCTTGATTGTGATAATAATAGGTCAAAGTGGCATAAATTTTTTCTAAATTTAGAGTTGGTAATTCTTGGAGAATTTCTTGAGGACTATAACCTTGTCGATAGTATTTCAGTACGTCCTCAATGCCAATACGATGTCCTTTTAATTGAATATTATCTACTGCTACAAATTCAAAATAATCTTCTAACTGCATAGGTTGTTACCTCCTAAAACATCAATACTATCCTAGCATATTATTAAAAATGTGCCGCAAAATTCAAATTATTCACCGATTTTAAGCCTATCTGAATATTCAATTTAACCCACCTAGTTTAGATGGGTTAAAAAGATAAAAATAGATTAAGATTGACGTTTTAAAGCAGAACTAATTCCTAATACTCCTAAACTCAATAATCCTAGCACTGATGAAGGTTCGGGGATAGGAGTAGGAGTAGGAGGAGGGGAAAGAGCTATCACCGAGACATTATCCAACGCAGGACCAGCAAAGCTATTAGTTAAATCGATAAACTCAAGGGTAGTGGTTGTACTGTTAGCGGTAAAATCCCAAGATTTTGATAGCCATCCCATATTTGAATTGCTTTTTCCTGTTGTATTAAAAGAAAAATCAGCAGAACTTCCTCCCGCACTCACTCTCATGTCTTTAATAATAGGACTTGCGTTGGGATTACCCGCCAGATCAAAAGTCACCCGATAAGTCCCACCGACAGTTGTGTTAAAGGTTTGCTTAATTCCACCAGGACTCGCTCCTGCACCTAGGTCCAGACTTCTAGAACCATTAGAAGCTTGCCATAATGTACCGATATAATCGATTGATCCTTGGCTAACCGTCCATCCTGTAATTACCGTGGAACCAGTATTAATTGTTTGAAAAAGACCAGGGTTTGCACCGTTCTCAAAACTGCCATTTTGAATCAAATTTGCTGCCTGTACAGGGGTGATGATCAAAGCACTTACCCCAAGGACAGAGGAAGCAATTGAGAGTTTTAATAAGCTGTGCTTACCCCCCCCTGAAAATCAATTAGTTTTGCTAATCTTTGAGTCATGACTAAAAACTCGACTGTTACAAGAACGGCCTCATCATAGCAGAGAAAAGCTTATAAAATAGATGAAAAAAAGATTAAGTTTTTGGCTCTTCTCGACTTTGTGTGACAATTTTTGCTTATATAGTAGCGATCGATCTTTGTGTCCTTTGTGTCTCTGTGGTTCGTTCCACTCACTCGCCCGCAAGAATGTATCTTAGAATACATTTTACCCAATAAACCTGGGATATCCGAGAGACTTGTGGCCAGATATAATTAAGGGGTATTTGGGGAAGAAATTGGATTATGGAAGAACTTTTAGAATTAAAAGCTTTGCTCTTAAAAGGTGATATTAAAGGTTCACTGGCGATTGTAGAAGACCTTGAAGATATGAGCAAAAATGGGATTATTAGCACCATTCGTTGTTATGCTGTTATCTTATTACTTCATTTAATTAAACAACAGGCAGAAAACCGAACCACTCGTTCTTGGGATGTCTCCATTCGCAATAGTGTTAGAGAAATTCAACGCCACAATCAACGCCGAAAAGCGGCAGGATATTATTTAAGTGATCAGGAATTAACAGACACTTTAAACGATGCTTATCTTAATGCTTTGG is a genomic window containing:
- the pheT gene encoding phenylalanine--tRNA ligase subunit beta; translation: MRISINWLRELVKIAQSPQELAELLTIAGIEVEEIEDRREWAKGVVIGKIIDRQPHPNADKLSVCQVDIGQENPSTIVCGAPNARADILVPVATLGTYLAKINLTIKPAKLRGVKSEGMICSLAELGLTKDSEGIHIFSQENLPLGTDVRPLLGLDEVILDISPTANRADALSMIGVAREVAALTGGELSLPKVKLREFSPKKDLTLEISENKACPAYIGTVIEGVKIGPSPLWLQQRLQAAGLRSINNVVDITNYVLLEWGQPLHAFDRDRLQSFAGGKSVTIGVRFAEEGEKIITLDGQERSLKELNLLITANNKPVALAGVMGGQDTEVNEETVNLVLESALFDPIAIRRSSKAQGLRSESSGRYERGVNPAALEYACQRAIDLILELAGGTVSSQVKADYRAERSRGSIELRLERLQQLLGQVTLDDGAIGEILAEDVERILGNLGCELQLTSKNPVLWTVTVPDYRYRDLEREIDLIEEVARLYGYDRFVDTLPAKTAAGGLSFEETIQRRLREAFRAVGLTELVQYSLVKPELAEVVLANPLFVEYSALRTNLLDGLIEAFEYNQSQGNGSLNGFEIGRVFRLESDNINEYDAIAGIFGGDFFPAGRWLRSGKEVAMTWYEAKGILEAVFDRLSLTVSYEKDAEDARFHPGRTASLWIGKQRLGIFGQLHPQLRQQKGLIEAVYAFEIQFPILLATLSDSAKITPRLQVYSTYPGAARDIAFFVSTDIPVDRLTKTIKNAGGNLLEKVELFDRYQGQNVPENHCSLAFSLVYRASDRTLTDEDVEPLMTKVREALVKQFQVSLRS
- a CDS encoding DNA-methyltransferase, translated to MNISKRWQLLHGDCRELLTLLEESSISCVITDPPYNYEFIGRNWDHDEIQRRRERIQNSSTLVKNIPYGSGLAGGVRNERWYQRNRENVVNYIEWATDWSKELMRVCKSGAVVAVFSSTRTLAHIQIALENAGFYARDVLVYRRHSGIPKGLNIEKKLDKIGDTNAQQWQGWHTCLRNEWEAIVIVQKPLKNNYIETLQMTGLGPFKAILSDGSFQSNILEGFSKGRDENFDEHCTIKPLSLIRKLLELFLPQDNSHIVLDPFAGTGTTLIAALELGYQTIGIEIEAQYINIIQQRLGEYFGKIGQEFEVFD
- a CDS encoding 2OG-Fe(II) oxygenase is translated as MPYYSQYPDAFTPSYLSELQGQILACPHFTVNNLNRDFVKTKGFSIAFRRTQISEVERMFPYFKPYLDRSLQADCNAFYLNPLLLQTGSRVDPHIDRSLRSYCKTIDPPLLVSVLYVQVPKDIQGGELVLATGNRSVAQIRPCANTLILFQGDLTHSVNPVSCSGIRLSLVCEQYRLDAEELREIPEMQIESRTIKPEKKKKKDRVVALQ
- a CDS encoding ABC transporter ATP-binding protein, yielding MVMREPIVELRGVTKAFGKKVILNNVDLKVYEGEAIGVIGPSGTGKSTILRLVAGLLAPDRGEVYIYGTKRQRTVEQGEDPLGVGLVFQQSALFDSLTVGENVGFALYRHSKLKRAEIRDLVEEKLDLVGMSGSYDLYPSEISGGMRKRVSLARAIISDPSIAADRPNILLYDEPTAGLDPVASTRIQTVIMELLKVKKACGAHLIVTHVHSTIENTTDRIVFLYKGQFQWVGPTQEAYHSEIPVLKQFFTGSIDGPIQ
- a CDS encoding MlaD family protein; translation: MEAGGSQRGISPTLRQSGIGLMLLTSGGILIWFIAWLSNFSFGGRSYRASFLFPNVGGMMVGTRVGYRGVRIGQVTAITPEPEGVAVEVEISPADRLIPSNSLIEAIQSGLVGETTIDITPLQALPVGGVKEPPLSPNCNGEVIICNGSRLQGQSALNVNTLIRSLLRISNLVSDPDMVAGFRSFTQRAANALGGLDRFSGEATTALSEVRRSGTLGKVNSGMRSLESLPQVSGSLDRLSSDLSGVGGLSQEATTLLRSLQGSGGLRNLDATLVEARKTLLLVGETTEELRVFLAANQNRLIATLDSIKTTSDRLQTTLAALDPILTQVQKSQIIENLNTISANAVKLSENLGNFTAYLSDPATVVTLQQLLDSSRAAFANLQKITSDVDEITGNPQLRQEIIRLIQGLSRLVSSSEQLQQEFAQGQAMTRMAAQIATIAPNPAPNTPEKDPKKPRKSPEIND
- a CDS encoding DUF5615 family PIN-like protein, translated to MKIRFLLDENLSPKLKIAVQRINSTIDILRVGDADAPLLGTLDPNLLQYLELSQRLLITDNRSTMPNHLKDHWNTGGHTWGIIWLRPSGTISQWAESMILIWELTEAEEWIDRLDWIPL
- a CDS encoding DUF433 domain-containing protein, whose protein sequence is MQLEDYFEFVAVDNIQLKGHRIGIEDVLKYYRQGYSPQEILQELPTLNLEKIYATLTYYYHNQAQIDLYLVKLERQREQHYQQWLETSSPLIDRLRKAKIKKEQEYLQKA
- a CDS encoding choice-of-anchor C family PEP-CTERM protein — translated: MIITPVQAANLIQNGSFENGANPGLFQTINTGSTVITGWTVSQGSIDYIGTLWQASNGSRSLDLGAGASPGGIKQTFNTTVGGTYRVTFDLAGNPNASPIIKDMRVSAGGSSADFSFNTTGKSNSNMGWLSKSWDFTANSTTTTLEFIDLTNSFAGPALDNVSVIALSPPPTPTPIPEPSSVLGLLSLGVLGISSALKRQS
- a CDS encoding DUF29 family protein is translated as MEELLELKALLLKGDIKGSLAIVEDLEDMSKNGIISTIRCYAVILLLHLIKQQAENRTTRSWDVSIRNSVREIQRHNQRRKAAGYYLSDQELTDTLNDAYLNALDAASLEVETACYQSEQLEAIIDKNKLISTAFLLIKNVSP